The Streptomyces sp. NBC_01244 genome contains a region encoding:
- a CDS encoding prolyl oligopeptidase family serine peptidase, with product MKTPRGDGTAPYGSWPSPIGAALAASLDGRPEYVGAIGAEVWWTVPRPAEGGRRALIRRPADGGPAVCALPAPWNVRSRVTEYGGQPWAGAERPEGGPLVVFVHFADQRLYAYEPDAPGSPAPRALTPVSTVGGGLRWADPVLRDGEVWCVMEEFTGAGPTDVRRVPAAVPLDGSAAEDRSLVRELTDDRYRFSTGPRLSPDGRQAAWLVWDHPRMPWDGTELRLAEVTADGRLAEPRTVLGGPEEAVAQVEWTTGGSLLAVSDRGGWWNPYRLDRGPGGEAVAVNLCPREEEFGGPLWKPGLRWIAALPDGLIAVLHGRGSSVLGVLDPESGDLVDAAGPWTAWQPTLAVSGSRVYGVAASPRSAYEVVELDTATGHARAVGVRGSPGADGTGGKDGKGGTAGAAGPGPADRADPAYYPEPQSRTFFGRGGREIHAHVYPPHHPLLRARADELPPYVVWAHGGPTDHVPPVLDLHIAYFTSRGIGVVEVNYGGSTGYGRAYRERLREQWGVVDVEDCAAVARALAAEGTADPHRLAIRGGSAGGWTAAASLASTDLYACAAIIYPVLDLAGFAAETHDLESRYVDGLAGPPQTLALLSRERSPVARADRITAPFVLLQGLDDPVCPPAQAERLLAAMRGRSVPHAYVAFEGEGHGFRRADTMVRALEAELSLYAQVFGFERADVPRLVLSD from the coding sequence GTGAAAACCCCGCGCGGCGACGGCACCGCCCCCTACGGCAGTTGGCCCTCGCCCATCGGCGCCGCGCTGGCCGCCTCCCTCGACGGGAGGCCGGAGTACGTCGGCGCGATCGGCGCCGAGGTGTGGTGGACGGTGCCCCGGCCGGCCGAGGGCGGTCGCCGCGCCCTGATCCGCCGGCCCGCGGACGGCGGCCCCGCGGTGTGCGCGCTGCCCGCGCCGTGGAACGTGCGCAGCCGGGTCACCGAGTACGGCGGGCAGCCCTGGGCGGGCGCCGAACGACCCGAGGGCGGACCGCTGGTGGTCTTCGTCCACTTCGCCGACCAGCGGCTGTACGCGTACGAGCCCGACGCTCCCGGCAGCCCCGCGCCGCGGGCCCTGACGCCCGTCTCGACGGTCGGCGGCGGGCTGCGCTGGGCCGACCCGGTGCTGCGGGACGGCGAAGTCTGGTGCGTGATGGAGGAGTTCACCGGAGCCGGGCCGACCGATGTGCGCCGCGTGCCGGCCGCCGTACCGCTGGACGGGTCGGCCGCGGAAGACCGGTCCCTGGTGCGGGAGTTGACCGACGACCGATACCGGTTCAGCACCGGGCCCCGGCTCTCCCCGGACGGGCGGCAAGCGGCCTGGCTGGTGTGGGACCACCCCCGGATGCCGTGGGACGGCACCGAGCTCCGGCTCGCCGAGGTCACTGCGGACGGCCGGCTCGCGGAGCCCCGTACCGTGCTCGGCGGACCCGAGGAGGCCGTCGCGCAGGTCGAGTGGACCACCGGCGGAAGCCTCCTCGCGGTGAGCGACCGGGGCGGCTGGTGGAACCCGTACCGGCTGGACCGGGGGCCCGGCGGGGAAGCGGTGGCCGTCAACCTGTGCCCCCGCGAAGAGGAGTTCGGCGGGCCGCTGTGGAAGCCGGGCCTGCGCTGGATCGCCGCGCTCCCCGACGGACTGATCGCCGTCCTGCACGGCCGGGGCTCCTCGGTGCTCGGCGTGCTAGACCCGGAGAGCGGGGACCTGGTCGACGCGGCCGGGCCGTGGACGGCCTGGCAGCCCACGCTCGCCGTCAGCGGCAGCCGGGTCTACGGGGTCGCGGCCAGCCCGCGCAGCGCGTACGAGGTGGTGGAGCTGGACACGGCCACCGGGCACGCCCGGGCGGTGGGCGTTCGCGGCTCCCCTGGGGCGGACGGGACGGGCGGGAAGGACGGGAAGGGCGGGACGGCCGGGGCCGCCGGGCCGGGGCCGGCCGACCGGGCGGACCCCGCGTACTACCCGGAGCCGCAGAGCAGGACCTTCTTCGGCCGGGGCGGCCGGGAGATCCACGCCCACGTCTACCCGCCGCACCACCCCCTGCTGCGCGCCCGGGCCGACGAGCTGCCCCCGTACGTGGTGTGGGCGCACGGCGGCCCCACCGACCACGTGCCGCCCGTACTCGACCTGCACATCGCCTACTTCACCTCCCGCGGCATCGGCGTCGTCGAGGTCAACTACGGCGGCTCCACGGGCTACGGGCGCGCCTACCGGGAACGGCTGCGCGAACAGTGGGGCGTCGTCGACGTGGAGGACTGCGCCGCGGTGGCGCGGGCCCTGGCCGCCGAGGGCACCGCCGACCCGCACCGGCTCGCGATCCGGGGCGGCAGCGCGGGCGGCTGGACGGCCGCGGCCTCGCTGGCGTCCACCGACCTGTACGCGTGCGCGGCGATCATCTACCCGGTACTGGACCTGGCCGGCTTCGCCGCGGAGACCCACGACCTGGAGTCCCGCTACGTCGACGGCCTCGCCGGCCCCCCGCAGACCCTGGCGCTGCTCAGCCGCGAGCGCTCCCCGGTGGCCCGCGCCGACCGGATCACGGCGCCGTTCGTCCTGCTCCAGGGCCTGGACGACCCGGTGTGCCCGCCCGCGCAGGCGGAGCGGCTGCTGGCCGCGATGCGCGGGCGGTCGGTACCGCACGCGTACGTCGCCTTCGAGGGCGAGGGGCACGGCTTCCGGCGCGCGGACACGATGGTCCGGGCGCTGGAGGCGGAGCTGTCGCTGTACGCGCAGGTGTTCGGGTTCGAGCGGGCGGACGTCCCCCGTTTGGTCCTGTCCGACTGA
- a CDS encoding recombinase family protein yields the protein MSTPAESPARLIDLVCRKSQAVKSKSGQREISVRAQEARGRRTAEELGLTVRNVWREVGSASRFRRSGKVPQQDLALQALERGETGALWVFRLDRWTRRGAGAILSIVEPRDGRPRRLLVDNGDPDSPGIALDSANPRDRAELIRRAEDAREESEGLSERVRNTKTFQRDNGEWLNGVAPYGLRLVIVSVEDGDGEVVEERKLGCDLETSAGIPGEPDVTKFHVAREVVHRLPVAGVPKREIARRLNARGVPSPTGKTWAFSTVANMIGNPAYAGWQVTGREDGKSRRLLYRNAAGEKVGVMAGPAMLSEDEWNEAQAASQGTGPPADKNSWRARHVLTDLLECAGCGSSMTWRGKGYACWRPGAGGVCPAPSYVARHGAENHVFECWSLRIAEARPGDALLAVVAERWTARQDPRTAVAEADAEAALAKSEGALSRLWRDRRGGLYDGPSERFFAPALREANDAVVSAQRGLEAARGETVADIGFLLESGSRSEVWESADDALRRDLLRLAIRRIRVTKADYRGQAFDGHKRMEFAWHDDE from the coding sequence ATGAGCACTCCAGCGGAGAGTCCGGCCAGGCTGATCGACCTCGTGTGCCGGAAGTCGCAGGCCGTCAAGTCGAAGAGCGGCCAACGAGAGATCAGCGTGCGGGCCCAGGAGGCGCGAGGCCGCCGTACTGCCGAAGAACTGGGCCTGACGGTGCGGAACGTCTGGCGGGAAGTCGGTTCGGCCTCACGGTTCCGGAGGTCCGGCAAGGTGCCGCAGCAAGACCTTGCGCTCCAGGCGTTGGAGCGGGGTGAGACCGGCGCGCTGTGGGTTTTCCGGCTCGACCGCTGGACCCGGCGCGGCGCCGGGGCGATTCTGTCGATCGTCGAGCCCCGGGACGGCCGCCCCCGTCGTTTGCTTGTGGACAACGGTGACCCCGACAGCCCCGGCATCGCTCTGGACAGTGCGAATCCCCGGGATCGAGCCGAGCTCATTCGACGCGCTGAAGACGCACGCGAGGAATCCGAGGGGCTGAGCGAGCGAGTGAGGAACACCAAGACCTTCCAGCGCGACAACGGGGAGTGGCTGAACGGTGTGGCGCCCTACGGTCTTCGCCTCGTGATAGTGAGCGTCGAGGACGGCGACGGCGAAGTGGTCGAAGAACGGAAGCTTGGGTGCGACCTGGAGACCTCGGCCGGCATCCCGGGTGAACCGGACGTGACCAAATTCCATGTCGCGCGCGAGGTGGTCCATCGGCTGCCGGTCGCAGGCGTACCGAAGCGCGAGATTGCCCGAAGGCTGAACGCGCGGGGCGTCCCCTCGCCGACGGGGAAGACCTGGGCGTTCAGCACAGTCGCCAACATGATCGGAAATCCTGCGTATGCCGGGTGGCAGGTGACCGGTAGGGAGGACGGGAAGTCCCGGCGCCTGCTCTATCGAAACGCTGCAGGAGAGAAGGTCGGTGTGATGGCCGGCCCGGCAATGCTCAGCGAGGACGAGTGGAATGAGGCCCAAGCGGCATCACAGGGAACCGGTCCCCCCGCTGACAAGAACTCGTGGCGTGCGCGGCACGTCCTCACGGACCTCCTGGAATGTGCCGGGTGCGGATCGTCCATGACCTGGCGCGGCAAGGGGTACGCCTGTTGGCGTCCCGGGGCCGGTGGCGTGTGTCCGGCGCCCTCGTATGTGGCCAGACATGGCGCGGAGAATCACGTTTTCGAGTGTTGGTCCTTGCGAATCGCCGAAGCTCGACCGGGGGACGCACTGCTTGCTGTTGTGGCCGAACGCTGGACAGCTCGCCAGGACCCGCGGACGGCCGTGGCCGAGGCGGACGCCGAGGCGGCGCTGGCGAAGTCGGAGGGCGCGCTGTCCCGGCTTTGGCGGGACCGGCGAGGTGGGCTGTATGACGGACCCTCGGAACGCTTCTTCGCTCCTGCGCTACGAGAGGCAAACGACGCTGTCGTGTCCGCGCAGAGAGGTCTGGAGGCGGCTCGGGGCGAAACGGTCGCAGACATCGGCTTCCTCCTCGAAAGCGGTAGCCGGAGTGAAGTGTGGGAATCCGCCGACGACGCGCTGAGGCGGGATCTGCTCCGCCTCGCCATCCGACGCATCCGGGTCACGAAGGCGGACTACCGGGGGCAAGCGTTCGACGGCCACAAGCGCATGGAGTTCGCCTGGCATGACGACGAGTAG
- a CDS encoding arginase family protein: MRTLVLLDAPSNLGLRPPAPGAVPGVYKLAGALREQGLLARLGAREGGVVVPPRYDRGDWKEGDGVFHAGALAAYTVALADRIEDHLRSGEFPVVLGGDCSIQLGASLAMRRLGRYGIAAIDGSADFRHPGNEAVNGPVGAAGGEELALATGRGQADLADLEGLGPYVRDEDVRLFGLRDGDPDLPELRAAGIFAATVGAIRDRGAGPVARTALTGLQPPATAGFWVHLDADVLDPSVMPAVDSPDPGGLIPDELAELLGVLISSPRCVGLNVTIYDPDLDPDGRAGALLADLVAGAFA, encoded by the coding sequence ATGCGAACCCTCGTACTCCTCGACGCACCGTCCAACCTCGGGCTCCGCCCCCCGGCTCCGGGCGCCGTTCCCGGTGTGTACAAACTGGCCGGGGCCCTGCGCGAACAGGGCCTGCTGGCCCGCCTCGGCGCGCGCGAGGGAGGCGTGGTCGTCCCGCCCCGCTACGACCGGGGCGACTGGAAGGAGGGCGACGGGGTGTTCCACGCCGGGGCCCTCGCCGCGTACACCGTCGCCCTCGCCGACCGGATCGAGGACCACCTGCGCTCCGGGGAGTTCCCCGTCGTCCTCGGCGGCGACTGCTCCATCCAACTCGGCGCCTCCCTGGCCATGCGGCGCCTCGGGCGGTACGGCATCGCCGCGATCGACGGCTCCGCCGACTTCCGCCACCCCGGCAACGAGGCCGTCAACGGGCCCGTCGGAGCGGCCGGCGGCGAGGAGCTGGCGCTCGCCACCGGGCGCGGCCAAGCGGACCTCGCGGACCTGGAGGGGCTCGGACCCTACGTGCGCGACGAGGACGTACGGCTCTTCGGACTGCGCGACGGGGACCCGGACCTCCCGGAACTGCGCGCCGCCGGGATCTTCGCCGCCACGGTCGGGGCGATCCGCGACCGCGGCGCCGGGCCGGTGGCCCGTACCGCCCTGACGGGGTTGCAGCCTCCGGCCACGGCCGGGTTCTGGGTCCACCTGGACGCCGACGTACTGGACCCGTCCGTGATGCCGGCCGTCGACAGCCCGGACCCCGGCGGCCTCATCCCCGACGAACTCGCCGAACTGCTCGGCGTGTTGATCAGCTCTCCGCGCTGTGTCGGACTCAACGTCACCATCTACGACCCGGACCTGGACCCGGACGGGCGTGCGGGGGCGCTGCTCGCCGACCTGGTGGCGGGGGCGTTCGCCTAG
- a CDS encoding M20/M25/M40 family metallo-hydrolase has protein sequence MSGPDGPGSGPAAPAAPGTPGTPGTPVDQTALDEAVEFTSGLIRIDTTNRGGGDCRERPAAEYVAERLADIGLEPALLERTPGRTNVVARIAGTDPTAPALLVHGHLDVVPAEAADWSVDPFSGEVRDGVVWGRGAVDMKNMDAMVLAVARAWARAGVKPRRDIVIAYTADEEDSAIDGSGFLADHHPELFEGCTEGISESGAFTVHAAPGQALYPIAAGERGTAWLKLTATGTAGHGSKPNRANAVSRLAAAVARIGEHDWPVRLTDTVTACITELAALQGMSVDPRAPGFQLDQILNKLGPAGALVEATVRNSANPTMLSAGYKLNVIPGTATAYVDGRMLPGGEVEFAATLDELTGPDVRWEFHHREVALEAPVDGRTYGILRESVEAFDPEGHVVPFCMAGGTDAKQFSRLGITGYGFSPLKLPPGFDYWSLFHGVDERVPVDALHFGVRVLDRALRAL, from the coding sequence ATGTCCGGTCCGGATGGACCCGGGAGCGGCCCGGCCGCCCCTGCCGCCCCCGGCACACCCGGCACACCCGGCACTCCCGTCGATCAGACGGCGCTCGACGAGGCCGTCGAGTTCACCTCGGGCCTGATCCGCATCGACACCACCAACCGCGGCGGCGGCGACTGCCGGGAGCGCCCGGCCGCCGAGTACGTCGCCGAGCGGCTGGCGGACATCGGCCTCGAGCCCGCGCTGCTGGAGCGCACCCCGGGCCGCACCAACGTGGTGGCCCGGATCGCGGGCACCGACCCCACCGCCCCCGCCCTCCTGGTCCACGGCCACCTCGACGTGGTCCCGGCCGAGGCCGCCGACTGGAGCGTGGACCCCTTCTCGGGCGAGGTGCGGGACGGGGTGGTGTGGGGCCGCGGTGCCGTCGACATGAAGAACATGGACGCGATGGTGCTGGCCGTCGCACGGGCGTGGGCGCGGGCCGGAGTGAAGCCGCGGCGCGACATCGTGATCGCCTACACCGCCGACGAGGAGGACAGCGCGATCGACGGCTCCGGCTTCCTCGCCGACCACCACCCCGAGCTCTTCGAAGGCTGTACCGAGGGCATCAGCGAATCCGGGGCCTTCACCGTGCACGCCGCCCCCGGACAGGCCCTCTACCCGATCGCCGCCGGTGAACGCGGCACCGCCTGGCTGAAGCTCACCGCGACCGGCACCGCCGGACACGGCTCCAAGCCCAACCGGGCCAACGCGGTCAGCCGGCTCGCCGCCGCCGTCGCCCGCATCGGCGAACACGACTGGCCGGTCCGCCTCACCGACACCGTCACCGCCTGCATCACCGAACTCGCCGCCCTGCAGGGGATGTCGGTGGACCCTCGGGCTCCGGGCTTCCAGCTCGACCAGATCCTCAACAAGCTCGGACCGGCCGGCGCCCTCGTCGAGGCGACCGTCCGCAACAGCGCCAACCCGACCATGCTCAGCGCCGGTTACAAGCTCAACGTCATCCCTGGCACCGCCACCGCCTACGTGGACGGCCGGATGCTGCCCGGAGGCGAGGTCGAGTTCGCCGCCACCCTCGACGAGCTCACCGGACCGGACGTGCGCTGGGAGTTCCACCACCGGGAGGTGGCCCTCGAAGCCCCCGTGGACGGGCGGACGTACGGGATCCTGCGCGAGTCCGTCGAGGCCTTCGACCCCGAGGGCCACGTGGTGCCCTTCTGCATGGCGGGCGGCACCGACGCCAAGCAGTTCTCCCGACTCGGCATCACCGGCTACGGCTTCTCCCCGCTCAAGCTGCCGCCCGGCTTCGACTACTGGTCCCTCTTCCACGGAGTGGACGAGCGGGTGCCCGTCGACGCCCTGCACTTCGGGGTCCGCGTCCTCGACCGCGCCCTGCGCGCACTGTGA
- a CDS encoding HEAT repeat domain-containing protein, protein MNDVLERLRAEAGRAPEGEAQYEALLAQDADGLAASLTSAGLPLWARETAAYRLGLAGDRRAFESLVLLLNHRDPPRCEAAAQALAVLGDPRTARAAAALATNELRTAYALHPVRLLAALRAPESAPALISTLSRLLAPHDPYWRVALACVEGLGALADQRAREVLTRAQSHPRLAVAATAALRGLGEA, encoded by the coding sequence GTGAACGACGTGTTGGAACGTCTGCGGGCCGAAGCGGGGCGGGCCCCGGAGGGCGAGGCGCAGTACGAGGCCCTGCTCGCGCAGGACGCGGACGGCCTGGCGGCCTCCCTGACCTCCGCCGGGCTGCCCCTGTGGGCCCGCGAAACGGCCGCGTACCGGCTGGGACTGGCCGGAGACCGGCGCGCCTTCGAATCCCTGGTCCTGCTGCTCAACCACCGGGACCCGCCGCGCTGCGAGGCGGCCGCGCAGGCGCTGGCCGTCCTCGGCGACCCGCGCACCGCCCGCGCGGCGGCGGCGCTGGCCACGAACGAGCTGCGCACGGCCTACGCCCTGCATCCGGTCCGGCTGCTGGCGGCGCTGCGCGCCCCGGAGTCCGCCCCGGCGCTGATCAGCACGCTGTCGCGGCTCCTCGCGCCGCACGACCCGTACTGGCGGGTGGCGCTGGCCTGTGTGGAGGGGCTGGGCGCGCTGGCGGACCAGCGCGCCCGTGAGGTCCTGACCCGGGCCCAGTCGCACCCCCGGCTGGCGGTGGCGGCGACCGCGGCCCTGCGGGGGCTGGGCGAGGCCTAG
- a CDS encoding alpha/beta hydrolase produces the protein MKNKRGPALRRAAVLLAVSTLTAALAGPVTAAAPAAAAPAAEALKWSNCATSRYPTLQCASLKVPLDHDNPAGRQISLALTRVPHTAARSQGPLLVNPGGPGGSGRTLAGFIASALPKEVAGQYDVIGFDPRGVGKSEPALDCGAGHFTPVRPDSVPLDEETERANLERVKSFAESCQTKHADVLPYIGTVSAARDLEVLRTALRADKLSYFGYSYGTYLGAVYAKLHPDRVHRLVLDSVVDPAGVWYEDNLAQDQAFDSRHKAFLAWVARYDSTYHLGTDPARVESRWYEMRTALRTAPAGAKVGPAELEDTFMPGGYFNGYWPHLAAAFASYSVDGDPKPLVSAYEKFGAVEPSAGNSYSVYTAVQCRDSAWPRNWNQWRADMWRTHAKAPFMTWNNAWYNAPCAFWPTEPLQAPDVTNTALPQALLFQATEDAATPYEGAVSMRRKLAGSALVVEEGGGNHGIALSGNKCLDEKLSSYLLTGRAADAVCPAQPAPTPVPATRAVPPSAGGAALHGLLGFRG, from the coding sequence ATGAAGAACAAGCGCGGTCCCGCTCTGAGGCGCGCCGCCGTCCTGCTGGCCGTGTCGACCCTCACCGCCGCCCTGGCGGGCCCGGTCACGGCCGCGGCCCCGGCAGCGGCAGCCCCGGCCGCCGAAGCCCTGAAGTGGTCCAACTGCGCGACCTCCCGCTACCCGACGCTCCAGTGCGCCTCCCTCAAGGTCCCCCTCGACCACGACAACCCGGCCGGCCGGCAGATCTCCCTCGCCCTGACCCGGGTCCCCCACACGGCCGCCCGCTCCCAGGGCCCGCTGCTGGTCAACCCCGGCGGGCCCGGCGGCAGCGGACGCACCCTGGCCGGGTTCATCGCCTCCGCGCTGCCCAAGGAGGTCGCGGGCCAGTACGACGTGATCGGCTTCGACCCCCGGGGCGTCGGCAAGAGCGAGCCCGCCCTGGACTGCGGCGCGGGCCACTTCACCCCCGTACGGCCCGACTCCGTACCGCTGGACGAGGAGACCGAGCGGGCCAACCTGGAGCGGGTGAAGTCCTTCGCCGAGTCCTGCCAGACCAAGCACGCCGACGTCCTCCCGTACATCGGCACGGTGTCGGCGGCCCGTGACCTCGAAGTGCTGCGCACCGCCCTGCGCGCCGACAAGCTGAGCTACTTCGGCTACTCCTACGGCACCTACCTGGGCGCGGTGTACGCCAAGCTCCACCCGGACCGGGTGCACCGCCTGGTCCTGGACTCCGTCGTCGACCCGGCCGGGGTCTGGTACGAGGACAACCTCGCGCAGGACCAGGCCTTCGACTCCCGCCACAAGGCCTTCCTGGCCTGGGTGGCCCGGTACGACTCCACGTACCACCTCGGCACCGACCCGGCCCGGGTCGAGTCCCGCTGGTACGAGATGCGGACCGCCCTGCGCACCGCCCCGGCGGGCGCCAAGGTTGGCCCGGCGGAGCTGGAGGACACCTTCATGCCGGGCGGCTACTTCAACGGCTACTGGCCGCACCTCGCGGCGGCCTTCGCCTCGTACTCCGTGGACGGCGACCCGAAGCCGCTGGTCTCCGCGTACGAGAAGTTCGGCGCGGTGGAGCCCTCGGCCGGCAACAGCTACAGCGTCTACACGGCCGTGCAGTGCCGGGACTCCGCGTGGCCCAGGAACTGGAACCAGTGGCGGGCCGACATGTGGCGCACGCACGCCAAGGCGCCCTTCATGACCTGGAACAACGCCTGGTACAACGCCCCGTGCGCGTTCTGGCCGACCGAGCCGCTCCAGGCCCCGGACGTCACCAACACGGCGCTCCCGCAGGCGCTCCTCTTCCAGGCGACCGAGGACGCGGCGACCCCGTACGAGGGCGCGGTGAGCATGCGGCGCAAGCTCGCGGGCTCGGCGCTGGTGGTCGAGGAGGGCGGCGGCAACCACGGCATCGCCCTCAGCGGCAACAAGTGCCTCGACGAGAAGCTGTCCTCGTACCTGCTGACGGGCAGGGCCGCGGACGCCGTCTGCCCCGCCCAGCCGGCCCCCACCCCGGTTCCGGCGACCCGCGCGGTCCCGCCGTCGGCGGGCGGCGCGGCGCTCCACGGCCTGCTCGGCTTCCGGGGCTGA
- a CDS encoding RidA family protein, translated as MTTSQDNHLTRIAAPQGVAPGTGYNHVVWGTGRFVAVSGQCAFDEKGELVGEGDAAAQARQVFENLRRCLAAAGATFEDVVKLTYFVTDVAHLPAVREARDEVIAPDRLPASSAVQVAALFRPELLMEIEAFAVLPERTGTGTGTAPATDESESGFRTGSRAGFGTGFKTGFAG; from the coding sequence ATGACCACTTCACAGGACAACCACCTCACCCGCATCGCCGCGCCCCAGGGCGTGGCCCCGGGCACCGGCTACAACCATGTCGTCTGGGGCACCGGGCGGTTCGTCGCCGTGTCCGGACAGTGCGCCTTCGACGAGAAGGGCGAGCTGGTCGGTGAGGGCGACGCCGCCGCCCAGGCCCGGCAGGTGTTCGAGAACCTGCGGCGGTGCCTGGCGGCGGCCGGGGCCACCTTCGAGGACGTGGTGAAGCTGACGTACTTCGTCACGGACGTCGCCCACCTCCCGGCGGTACGGGAGGCCCGTGACGAGGTGATCGCCCCGGACCGCCTCCCGGCCTCCTCGGCGGTCCAGGTGGCGGCGCTGTTCCGGCCCGAACTGCTGATGGAGATCGAGGCCTTCGCGGTCCTGCCGGAGCGGACCGGGACCGGGACCGGGACCGCTCCCGCCACCGACGAGTCCGAGTCCGGTTTCCGGACCGGCTCCCGGGCCGGCTTCGGGACCGGGTTCAAGACCGGCTTCGCCGGCTGA
- a CDS encoding SRPBCC family protein: MAQVEATTERIIGADAETVFDALADYTGTRGKVLPEHFSEYEVREGGDGEGTLVHWKLQATSKRVRDCLLEVTEPTDGQLVEKDRNSSMVTTWTVTPAGEGKSKAVVTTVWDGAGGIGGFFERTFAPKGLARIYDTLLANLAAEVKG, translated from the coding sequence ATGGCGCAGGTCGAGGCCACCACGGAACGCATCATCGGGGCGGACGCGGAGACCGTGTTCGACGCGCTGGCCGACTACACCGGGACCCGGGGCAAGGTGCTGCCCGAGCACTTCAGCGAGTACGAGGTGCGCGAGGGCGGCGACGGCGAGGGCACCCTCGTCCACTGGAAGCTCCAGGCCACGAGCAAGCGGGTCCGCGACTGCCTGCTGGAGGTCACCGAGCCCACCGACGGCCAGCTCGTGGAGAAGGACCGCAACTCCTCCATGGTCACCACCTGGACCGTCACCCCGGCGGGCGAGGGCAAGTCCAAGGCCGTCGTCACCACCGTGTGGGACGGCGCCGGCGGCATCGGCGGCTTCTTCGAGCGCACCTTCGCGCCCAAGGGCCTGGCCCGCATCTACGACACCCTCCTCGCCAACCTGGCCGCCGAAGTCAAGGGCTGA
- a CDS encoding LapA family protein gives MSSHTSKSRGKGRGQVTPGRAGIAALAVLTLVFIFENTRPTKIRLLIPQVTMPLYVALLIAAVLGGLCGAYFARRRK, from the coding sequence ATGAGCTCCCACACGTCCAAGAGCCGCGGCAAGGGTCGCGGGCAGGTCACCCCGGGCCGCGCGGGCATCGCCGCGCTCGCGGTGCTCACCCTGGTGTTCATCTTCGAGAACACCCGCCCCACCAAGATCCGGCTGCTGATCCCGCAGGTGACGATGCCGCTGTACGTCGCCCTGCTGATCGCGGCCGTGCTCGGCGGGCTGTGCGGGGCCTACTTCGCCCGGCGCCGCAAGTAG
- a CDS encoding GNAT family N-acetyltransferase, producing MPYFPYAVEGGRIGLRPYRPTDAAEFTARVRESRALHHPWLSPPATAEAYEAYAAPLIAGATGGPAGAAAAGRAGFLVCERESDAIAGFVNVNNIVLGAFRCGALGYGGFAHAAGRGLMREALGLAVGHAFAADGLALHRLEANIQPGNTASIALVRGLGFRLEGLSPDFLQVDGAWRDHERWALTSEMPCPGAPHRTG from the coding sequence ATGCCGTATTTTCCGTACGCCGTGGAGGGAGGCCGGATCGGGCTGCGGCCCTACCGGCCCACCGACGCGGCCGAGTTCACCGCCCGGGTGCGCGAGAGCCGGGCGCTCCACCACCCGTGGCTGTCGCCGCCCGCGACCGCGGAGGCCTACGAGGCGTACGCCGCCCCGCTGATCGCCGGCGCCACCGGGGGCCCGGCCGGGGCCGCCGCCGCGGGCAGGGCCGGATTCCTCGTGTGTGAGCGGGAGTCGGACGCGATCGCCGGCTTCGTGAACGTGAACAACATCGTCCTCGGCGCCTTCCGGTGCGGCGCGCTCGGCTACGGGGGCTTCGCGCACGCGGCGGGCCGCGGCCTCATGCGGGAGGCGCTCGGCCTCGCCGTCGGGCACGCCTTCGCCGCGGACGGGCTCGCACTGCACCGGCTGGAGGCCAATATCCAGCCGGGAAACACCGCCTCGATCGCCCTCGTCCGGGGGCTCGGCTTCCGGCTGGAGGGGCTGTCGCCGGACTTCCTCCAGGTCGACGGGGCCTGGCGGGACCACGAACGCTGGGCGCTCACGTCCGAAATGCCATGTCCCGGGGCGCCGCATCGCACAGGATGA
- a CDS encoding M55 family metallopeptidase, with protein MKILISADMEGATGVTWPADVLPGTPQWERCRTMFTSDVNAAVLGFYDAGADQVLVNEAHWTMRNLLLERLDARVEMLTGRHKSLSMVEGVQHGDVDGIAFVGYHTGAGAEGVLAHTYLANSITGVWINGTRASEGLLNAHVVAEYGVPVVLVTGDDLTCADAAAYAPDAVTVAVKDHVSRYAAVCRTPARTAADIRAAAKEAAALAVRYEPVRGGPFAVEVEFDAEHLAMAATVVPGVERSGERRVGYTSETMYEGIRTFKAVTTIVSAAVEEQYG; from the coding sequence ATGAAGATCCTCATCTCCGCCGACATGGAAGGCGCCACCGGCGTCACCTGGCCCGCCGACGTGCTGCCGGGGACCCCGCAGTGGGAACGCTGCCGGACCATGTTCACCTCCGACGTGAACGCCGCCGTCCTCGGGTTCTACGACGCCGGCGCCGACCAGGTCCTCGTCAACGAGGCCCACTGGACCATGCGCAACCTGCTGCTGGAGCGGCTCGACGCGCGCGTCGAGATGCTGACCGGCCGTCACAAATCCCTCTCCATGGTCGAGGGCGTCCAGCACGGAGACGTCGACGGCATCGCCTTCGTCGGCTACCACACGGGCGCCGGCGCCGAGGGCGTGCTCGCCCACACCTACCTCGCCAACTCCATCACCGGGGTCTGGATCAACGGGACCCGCGCCAGCGAGGGCCTGCTCAACGCGCACGTGGTCGCCGAGTACGGGGTCCCGGTCGTCCTGGTCACCGGAGACGACCTGACCTGCGCCGACGCCGCCGCCTACGCCCCGGACGCGGTGACGGTCGCGGTCAAGGACCACGTCTCGCGCTACGCCGCCGTCTGCCGCACCCCGGCCCGTACGGCCGCCGACATCAGGGCCGCCGCCAAGGAGGCCGCCGCCCTCGCCGTCCGGTACGAACCGGTGCGGGGCGGGCCGTTCGCGGTGGAGGTCGAGTTCGACGCCGAGCACCTGGCGATGGCCGCCACGGTGGTGCCCGGAGTCGAGCGATCGGGTGAGCGTAGGGTCGGGTACACGAGCGAAACGATGTACGAGGGGATCCGGACCTTCAAGGCGGTCACCACGATCGTCTCGGCAGCGGTGGAGGAGCAATATGGCTGA